The Euphorbia lathyris chromosome 8, ddEupLath1.1, whole genome shotgun sequence genome has a window encoding:
- the LOC136203162 gene encoding beta-fructofuranosidase, insoluble isoenzyme CWINV3-like isoform X1 gives MKMEMQAIILGLFFNILLSNGVEAHEYQSEESQPYRTSYHFQSPSNWLNDPNGPMWYEGFYHLFYQYNPSGASFGDKMVWAHSVSSDLINWIHLKHALYPTGPYDINSCWSGSVTILPGNKPVILYTGSDANHTQVQNLAVPKNRSDPLLIEWVKFSGNPVMVPPNGVKRDDFRDPTTAWLSPDGKWNVIVGANMNNRGVALLYQSIDFVNWTKHEDPFYSSAKTGMWECPDFFPVPINSTDGVDTSYLNADVKHVMKASFQLNAHDYYSIGSYVPEMGKYIPVHDLTGSNSDLRYDYGKFYASKTFFDSFKKRRILWGWVNESDSTEDDVEKGWFGLQAIPRKIWLDTEGKQLLQWPIEEIDKLRGKKVNIQQETLDGGSILEIRDINASEADVDVEFELPELEEADSLNPTHVDPQMMCSGENTSMRSRLGPFGLLALATEDLTEQTAIYFRIFKGQNTYVVLMCSDQSRSSLKDGIDKTTYGAFVNIDSQQKKISLRSLIDHSIIESFGEGGRICITSRVYPKIAVDNKAHLYLFNNGTLSIKILQLNAWGMNKAQFRQHESYVGSDSNVIKAMEERSCPFPQDVYANFNLG, from the exons GGCCGATGTGGTACGAGGGATTTTATCATCTATTCTATCAATACAATCCAAGTGGTGCTTCATTTGGTGACAAAATGGTATGGGCTCATTCGGTATCATCTGATCTCATTAACTGGATTCATCTGAAGCATGCCCTTTATCCTACTGGACCATATGACATCAATAGTTGCTGGTCTGGTTCTGTTACAATACTTCCTGGAAATAAACCTGTCATCTTATATACTGGAAGTGATGCTAACCATACACAAGTTCAGAATTTGGCAGTGCCTAAGAATCGCTCTGACCCATTACTAATAGAATGGGTTAAGTTTTCAGGAAACCCTGTTATGGTTCCACCAAATGGTGTCAAAAGGGATGACTTCAGAGATCCCACAACTGCTTGGCTCAGTCCTGATGGTAAATGGAATGTAATTGTTGGTGCAAACATGAACAATAGAGGAGTCGCTTTATTATATCAAAGTATAGATTTTGTTAACTGGACTAAGCATGAAGATCCTTTTTATTCATCAGCAAAAACTGGGATGTGGGAGTGCCCAGATTTCTTTCCTGTGCCTATTAATAGCACCGATGGTGTTGACACTTCGTACTTAAATGCTGACGTTAAGCATGTTATGAAGGCGAGCTTCCAACTCAATGCTCATGACTACTATAGTATAGGCTCTTATGTTCCTGAGATGGGAAAGTATATTCCTGTTCATGATCTTACAGGTTCCAATTCCGATTTGAGGTATGACTATGGGAAGTTTTATGCTTCCAAGACGTTCTTCGATAGCTTCAAGAAAAGGAGGATATTATGGGGCTGGGTAAATGAGTCTGATAGCACTGAAGATGATGTCGAGAAAGGATGGTTTGGACTTCAG GCAATTCCTAGGAAAATATGGCTTGACACAGAAGGAAAACAATTACTACAGTGGCCAATAGAAGAGATAGATAAACTAAGGGGGAAGAAAGTTAATATCCAACAAGAGACACTTGATGGTGGATCGATATTAGAAATTCGAGACATAAATGCTTCAGAG GCAGATGTAGATGTTGAGTTCGAATTGCCCGAATTGGAAGAGGCTGATTCCCTGAACCCAACTCATGTTGATCCCCAAATGATGTGTAGTGGTGAAAATACATCAATGAGAAGTAGATTGGGGCCATTTGGTTTGTTAGCTTTAGCAACAGAGGACTTGACAGAACAAACTGCAATTTATTTTAGGATTTTCAAAGGCCAAAATACTTATGTGGTACTGATGTGCAGTGATCAAAGCAG ATCTTCTCTAAAAGACGGGATTGATAAAACCACATATGGAGCTTTTGTGAACATAGATTCTCAGCAGAAGAAGATATCACTAAGAAGCCTG ATAGACCATTCAATCATAGAGAGTTTTGGGGAAGGAGGAAGAATATGTATAACTAGCAGAGTTTATCCTAAAATTGCTGTTGATAACAAAGCTCACCTTTATCTATTCAACAATGGAACTCTTAGCATAAAGATATTACAGTTGAATGCTTGGGGAATGAACAAAGCTCAATTCAGACAACATGAAAGCTACGTGGGATCAGACTCAAATGTCATTAAGGCAATGGAAGAAAGATCTTGTCCTTTCCCTCAGGATGTTTAtgcaaatttcaatttgggttgA
- the LOC136203162 gene encoding beta-fructofuranosidase, insoluble isoenzyme CWINV3-like isoform X2, giving the protein MDIDVVMHTLSFSVFDKNWYMDTSATSHMAVSQGPMWYEGFYHLFYQYNPSGASFGDKMVWAHSVSSDLINWIHLKHALYPTGPYDINSCWSGSVTILPGNKPVILYTGSDANHTQVQNLAVPKNRSDPLLIEWVKFSGNPVMVPPNGVKRDDFRDPTTAWLSPDGKWNVIVGANMNNRGVALLYQSIDFVNWTKHEDPFYSSAKTGMWECPDFFPVPINSTDGVDTSYLNADVKHVMKASFQLNAHDYYSIGSYVPEMGKYIPVHDLTGSNSDLRYDYGKFYASKTFFDSFKKRRILWGWVNESDSTEDDVEKGWFGLQAIPRKIWLDTEGKQLLQWPIEEIDKLRGKKVNIQQETLDGGSILEIRDINASEADVDVEFELPELEEADSLNPTHVDPQMMCSGENTSMRSRLGPFGLLALATEDLTEQTAIYFRIFKGQNTYVVLMCSDQSRSSLKDGIDKTTYGAFVNIDSQQKKISLRSLIDHSIIESFGEGGRICITSRVYPKIAVDNKAHLYLFNNGTLSIKILQLNAWGMNKAQFRQHESYVGSDSNVIKAMEERSCPFPQDVYANFNLG; this is encoded by the exons GGCCGATGTGGTACGAGGGATTTTATCATCTATTCTATCAATACAATCCAAGTGGTGCTTCATTTGGTGACAAAATGGTATGGGCTCATTCGGTATCATCTGATCTCATTAACTGGATTCATCTGAAGCATGCCCTTTATCCTACTGGACCATATGACATCAATAGTTGCTGGTCTGGTTCTGTTACAATACTTCCTGGAAATAAACCTGTCATCTTATATACTGGAAGTGATGCTAACCATACACAAGTTCAGAATTTGGCAGTGCCTAAGAATCGCTCTGACCCATTACTAATAGAATGGGTTAAGTTTTCAGGAAACCCTGTTATGGTTCCACCAAATGGTGTCAAAAGGGATGACTTCAGAGATCCCACAACTGCTTGGCTCAGTCCTGATGGTAAATGGAATGTAATTGTTGGTGCAAACATGAACAATAGAGGAGTCGCTTTATTATATCAAAGTATAGATTTTGTTAACTGGACTAAGCATGAAGATCCTTTTTATTCATCAGCAAAAACTGGGATGTGGGAGTGCCCAGATTTCTTTCCTGTGCCTATTAATAGCACCGATGGTGTTGACACTTCGTACTTAAATGCTGACGTTAAGCATGTTATGAAGGCGAGCTTCCAACTCAATGCTCATGACTACTATAGTATAGGCTCTTATGTTCCTGAGATGGGAAAGTATATTCCTGTTCATGATCTTACAGGTTCCAATTCCGATTTGAGGTATGACTATGGGAAGTTTTATGCTTCCAAGACGTTCTTCGATAGCTTCAAGAAAAGGAGGATATTATGGGGCTGGGTAAATGAGTCTGATAGCACTGAAGATGATGTCGAGAAAGGATGGTTTGGACTTCAG GCAATTCCTAGGAAAATATGGCTTGACACAGAAGGAAAACAATTACTACAGTGGCCAATAGAAGAGATAGATAAACTAAGGGGGAAGAAAGTTAATATCCAACAAGAGACACTTGATGGTGGATCGATATTAGAAATTCGAGACATAAATGCTTCAGAG GCAGATGTAGATGTTGAGTTCGAATTGCCCGAATTGGAAGAGGCTGATTCCCTGAACCCAACTCATGTTGATCCCCAAATGATGTGTAGTGGTGAAAATACATCAATGAGAAGTAGATTGGGGCCATTTGGTTTGTTAGCTTTAGCAACAGAGGACTTGACAGAACAAACTGCAATTTATTTTAGGATTTTCAAAGGCCAAAATACTTATGTGGTACTGATGTGCAGTGATCAAAGCAG ATCTTCTCTAAAAGACGGGATTGATAAAACCACATATGGAGCTTTTGTGAACATAGATTCTCAGCAGAAGAAGATATCACTAAGAAGCCTG ATAGACCATTCAATCATAGAGAGTTTTGGGGAAGGAGGAAGAATATGTATAACTAGCAGAGTTTATCCTAAAATTGCTGTTGATAACAAAGCTCACCTTTATCTATTCAACAATGGAACTCTTAGCATAAAGATATTACAGTTGAATGCTTGGGGAATGAACAAAGCTCAATTCAGACAACATGAAAGCTACGTGGGATCAGACTCAAATGTCATTAAGGCAATGGAAGAAAGATCTTGTCCTTTCCCTCAGGATGTTTAtgcaaatttcaatttgggttgA
- the LOC136203162 gene encoding beta-fructofuranosidase, insoluble isoenzyme CWINV3-like isoform X3 — translation MWYEGFYHLFYQYNPSGASFGDKMVWAHSVSSDLINWIHLKHALYPTGPYDINSCWSGSVTILPGNKPVILYTGSDANHTQVQNLAVPKNRSDPLLIEWVKFSGNPVMVPPNGVKRDDFRDPTTAWLSPDGKWNVIVGANMNNRGVALLYQSIDFVNWTKHEDPFYSSAKTGMWECPDFFPVPINSTDGVDTSYLNADVKHVMKASFQLNAHDYYSIGSYVPEMGKYIPVHDLTGSNSDLRYDYGKFYASKTFFDSFKKRRILWGWVNESDSTEDDVEKGWFGLQAIPRKIWLDTEGKQLLQWPIEEIDKLRGKKVNIQQETLDGGSILEIRDINASEADVDVEFELPELEEADSLNPTHVDPQMMCSGENTSMRSRLGPFGLLALATEDLTEQTAIYFRIFKGQNTYVVLMCSDQSRSSLKDGIDKTTYGAFVNIDSQQKKISLRSLIDHSIIESFGEGGRICITSRVYPKIAVDNKAHLYLFNNGTLSIKILQLNAWGMNKAQFRQHESYVGSDSNVIKAMEERSCPFPQDVYANFNLG, via the exons ATGTGGTACGAGGGATTTTATCATCTATTCTATCAATACAATCCAAGTGGTGCTTCATTTGGTGACAAAATGGTATGGGCTCATTCGGTATCATCTGATCTCATTAACTGGATTCATCTGAAGCATGCCCTTTATCCTACTGGACCATATGACATCAATAGTTGCTGGTCTGGTTCTGTTACAATACTTCCTGGAAATAAACCTGTCATCTTATATACTGGAAGTGATGCTAACCATACACAAGTTCAGAATTTGGCAGTGCCTAAGAATCGCTCTGACCCATTACTAATAGAATGGGTTAAGTTTTCAGGAAACCCTGTTATGGTTCCACCAAATGGTGTCAAAAGGGATGACTTCAGAGATCCCACAACTGCTTGGCTCAGTCCTGATGGTAAATGGAATGTAATTGTTGGTGCAAACATGAACAATAGAGGAGTCGCTTTATTATATCAAAGTATAGATTTTGTTAACTGGACTAAGCATGAAGATCCTTTTTATTCATCAGCAAAAACTGGGATGTGGGAGTGCCCAGATTTCTTTCCTGTGCCTATTAATAGCACCGATGGTGTTGACACTTCGTACTTAAATGCTGACGTTAAGCATGTTATGAAGGCGAGCTTCCAACTCAATGCTCATGACTACTATAGTATAGGCTCTTATGTTCCTGAGATGGGAAAGTATATTCCTGTTCATGATCTTACAGGTTCCAATTCCGATTTGAGGTATGACTATGGGAAGTTTTATGCTTCCAAGACGTTCTTCGATAGCTTCAAGAAAAGGAGGATATTATGGGGCTGGGTAAATGAGTCTGATAGCACTGAAGATGATGTCGAGAAAGGATGGTTTGGACTTCAG GCAATTCCTAGGAAAATATGGCTTGACACAGAAGGAAAACAATTACTACAGTGGCCAATAGAAGAGATAGATAAACTAAGGGGGAAGAAAGTTAATATCCAACAAGAGACACTTGATGGTGGATCGATATTAGAAATTCGAGACATAAATGCTTCAGAG GCAGATGTAGATGTTGAGTTCGAATTGCCCGAATTGGAAGAGGCTGATTCCCTGAACCCAACTCATGTTGATCCCCAAATGATGTGTAGTGGTGAAAATACATCAATGAGAAGTAGATTGGGGCCATTTGGTTTGTTAGCTTTAGCAACAGAGGACTTGACAGAACAAACTGCAATTTATTTTAGGATTTTCAAAGGCCAAAATACTTATGTGGTACTGATGTGCAGTGATCAAAGCAG ATCTTCTCTAAAAGACGGGATTGATAAAACCACATATGGAGCTTTTGTGAACATAGATTCTCAGCAGAAGAAGATATCACTAAGAAGCCTG ATAGACCATTCAATCATAGAGAGTTTTGGGGAAGGAGGAAGAATATGTATAACTAGCAGAGTTTATCCTAAAATTGCTGTTGATAACAAAGCTCACCTTTATCTATTCAACAATGGAACTCTTAGCATAAAGATATTACAGTTGAATGCTTGGGGAATGAACAAAGCTCAATTCAGACAACATGAAAGCTACGTGGGATCAGACTCAAATGTCATTAAGGCAATGGAAGAAAGATCTTGTCCTTTCCCTCAGGATGTTTAtgcaaatttcaatttgggttgA